One genomic window of [Clostridium] scindens ATCC 35704 includes the following:
- a CDS encoding restriction endonuclease subunit S, whose translation MVNGNWSYCRLDEYLNLLTDYDANGSFADMAANVHTEWGHGYAWYVRATDLEQKLPLSEVRYADKSSYDFLKKSSLFGGELLMAKRGEIGKVYFFEMKTKYATLAPNLYLLKLNDKADGRFLYYYFLSKEGQKRIKAINASTSLGAIYKDDVKGLLVPSIRKKEQENIAASLSDVDTLITDLQKLIRKKKDIRQGTMQMLVTGKKRLDGYSGDWVKINLAKNSKLKARIGWQGLTTAEYLDEGYSFLITGTDFDGGRINWNGCHFVNYDRYAQDPNIQVSNGDLLLTKDGTIGKVAYVTDLKRPATLNSGVFLVKPITDAYVAHFMFYVLESSVFKDFLQQLSAGSTINHLYQKDLVKFDLYVPPTKEEQEAIATILFDMDSDIHKLEEKLYKYQEIKQGMMEELLTGKVRLS comes from the coding sequence ATGGTAAACGGAAACTGGAGTTATTGCAGATTAGATGAATATTTAAATCTTCTTACGGATTACGATGCGAACGGTAGTTTTGCTGACATGGCCGCAAATGTACATACCGAATGGGGACATGGATATGCTTGGTATGTGAGAGCGACTGATTTGGAACAAAAGTTGCCGTTATCTGAAGTTCGCTATGCCGATAAATCTTCTTATGATTTTCTTAAGAAATCATCATTATTTGGCGGAGAACTTCTTATGGCAAAAAGAGGAGAAATTGGGAAGGTATACTTTTTTGAAATGAAAACAAAGTATGCCACATTGGCTCCAAATTTATATTTGTTAAAGCTGAATGATAAGGCAGATGGCAGGTTTTTGTATTATTACTTTCTTTCGAAGGAAGGACAGAAAAGAATAAAGGCAATAAATGCAAGCACTTCGTTAGGGGCAATTTATAAGGATGATGTAAAGGGGCTTTTAGTTCCATCCATACGGAAAAAAGAACAAGAGAATATTGCTGCATCATTGTCCGACGTTGATACTCTCATAACTGACCTGCAAAAGCTTATCCGTAAGAAGAAGGATATCCGTCAGGGTACGATGCAAATGCTGGTGACAGGCAAGAAGAGACTGGATGGCTATTCTGGTGATTGGGTAAAAATCAACCTTGCCAAGAATTCAAAATTGAAAGCTCGAATCGGTTGGCAGGGGCTTACTACGGCTGAATACTTAGATGAAGGTTATTCATTTTTGATCACAGGCACGGATTTTGACGGCGGACGGATTAATTGGAATGGATGCCATTTTGTGAATTACGACAGATATGCCCAAGATCCCAACATTCAGGTTTCGAATGGCGATCTCCTTTTAACAAAAGATGGGACTATAGGAAAAGTCGCGTATGTAACGGATTTGAAGAGACCGGCAACATTAAATAGTGGCGTTTTCCTTGTAAAACCTATTACAGATGCCTATGTGGCGCATTTTATGTTTTATGTGCTTGAGTCATCTGTGTTCAAGGATTTTCTGCAACAGCTGTCTGCAGGATCAACAATAAATCATCTCTATCAGAAGGATTTGGTGAAGTTTGACCTCTATGTTCCTCCGACAAAGGAAGAACAAGAAGCTATAGCGACGATCTTATTTGATATGGATTCAGATATTCACAAGTTAGAGGAGAAACTCTATAAGTATCAAGAAATAAAACAAGGCATGATGGAAGAGCTCCTGACCGGCAAGGTCAGATTATCGTAA
- a CDS encoding type I restriction endonuclease subunit R, with the protein MSIGDAEIKTQERVINFFKDPEILGYQYLGNLSDFQNKNIKEDRLRQYLRLKGYSDKLVDAAVMQLQQESGNLSRGVYDANKTVYSRLKYGIPVSESPEKPPVTVELIDEKNPLNNDFAIAEEVTVVEQQEKRPDLVIYLNGIAVAVIELKRSSISVSEGIRQNLTNQKDSFIQGFFTTMQFCMAGNESEGLRYGTLLTGEKFYMEWKDDGFKEHEDERDPVDVRISKTCAGIENKLLQQIYAMFDKERFIDLIMNFVVFDKGIKKVCRYNQYFGIKRTQQRLNNLRTELHNPDRDQDKPMGGILWHTQGSGKTLTMVWLAKWILTHWEELNARVLIVTDRDELDEQIEKIFTGVDENIVRTKSGKDLLNRLNVFDDSLICSLVHKFGRRGGEATENDYDKYIEELKASLPADFEAKGNLVVFVDECHRTQSGKLHTAMKTIMPNAVFIGFTGTPLLKKDKKISIEVFGTYIHAYKYNEGVADGVVLDLRYEYRDIPQDLSSQDRVDQWFDVKTRGLSPRAKAKLKEKWGTMQKVYSSRSRLEKVAWDIIQDFNMKPRLMDGNGNAILVADSIPTACKYYEIFQQMGFKKCAIISSYTPNKGELRTDTVSDEDDTETFLKYDTYLRMLGLDPANLPKNFGSIQAKVEEFEKEAKRKFVEEPANMKLLIVVDKLLTGFDAPPCTYLYIDKNMQDHGLFQAICRVNRLDDDSKEFGYIVDYKQLFGKLQTAMKDYTSGAFEGYDPEDIKGLVKDRHDEAIAYFDAVYDAVEELCEGVEEPREDLQYIHYFCGVSGQSEESDEIYARLREKLYRLVSSLVRAFAEAKPYLVDDISSGKLNEYDKKVTFYIELKKTIGTASGDFLDLKAYEPDMRKMIDNYITASDAEKIGDFDDLTLLDFVAKQGETLTGEGDEGHKEGAAEAIENNIRRKVIEKVTVNPRYYAKMSEILDKLIEERKQGVLDYAQMLEEYIKLAKDVDCPEDNDKYPESIRKSKALMAIYDNSGEDEKLALKIYKAVKKQALSGFRDNQVVVRRIKKALFEILGDDSEVERIYKIIEKQEEF; encoded by the coding sequence ATGAGTATTGGCGATGCCGAAATTAAAACACAGGAAAGAGTGATCAACTTTTTTAAAGATCCGGAGATACTGGGCTACCAGTATCTTGGTAATCTTTCCGATTTTCAGAACAAAAATATCAAAGAAGACCGGCTGCGTCAGTATCTTCGTTTGAAGGGCTATTCTGATAAGCTGGTTGATGCTGCCGTTATGCAGCTTCAGCAGGAATCGGGTAATCTTTCTCGCGGAGTATATGATGCCAATAAGACTGTTTATTCTCGTTTGAAATATGGTATTCCGGTCAGCGAAAGCCCGGAGAAACCGCCCGTTACGGTAGAACTTATTGATGAGAAGAATCCTCTGAACAATGATTTTGCGATTGCTGAGGAAGTTACTGTTGTCGAGCAGCAGGAAAAGAGACCGGATCTTGTTATTTACTTGAATGGTATCGCTGTTGCTGTTATCGAGCTGAAACGAAGCAGCATCTCCGTTTCAGAAGGTATCCGTCAGAATCTCACAAACCAGAAAGACTCGTTCATTCAGGGTTTCTTTACCACCATGCAATTCTGCATGGCCGGAAACGAATCAGAAGGGCTGCGTTACGGTACACTCCTGACTGGCGAGAAGTTCTACATGGAGTGGAAGGACGATGGCTTTAAAGAACACGAGGATGAACGTGATCCTGTGGATGTTCGTATCAGCAAGACGTGTGCTGGCATTGAAAACAAGCTCCTGCAGCAGATATACGCAATGTTCGATAAGGAGCGTTTCATCGACCTTATCATGAATTTCGTTGTCTTTGATAAGGGTATTAAGAAGGTATGCCGCTACAATCAGTACTTCGGCATCAAGCGTACTCAACAGAGACTGAACAATCTGAGAACAGAGCTCCATAATCCTGACAGAGATCAGGACAAGCCAATGGGTGGTATCCTGTGGCATACACAGGGCTCAGGAAAGACCTTAACGATGGTCTGGCTCGCTAAATGGATTTTAACGCATTGGGAAGAACTGAATGCTCGTGTCCTGATTGTTACTGACCGTGATGAGCTTGATGAGCAGATTGAAAAGATATTCACGGGAGTGGACGAGAATATTGTTCGTACCAAGAGCGGTAAGGACTTGCTGAACCGTCTGAACGTGTTTGATGATTCTCTTATTTGCTCTCTGGTTCATAAATTTGGCCGCCGTGGCGGTGAAGCAACCGAGAATGACTATGACAAGTACATCGAAGAGTTGAAGGCGTCCCTTCCTGCTGATTTTGAGGCAAAAGGAAATCTTGTGGTATTCGTAGATGAATGTCATAGGACGCAGTCCGGTAAGCTGCATACAGCTATGAAGACCATCATGCCGAATGCTGTATTTATCGGTTTCACCGGCACTCCTCTTTTGAAAAAAGATAAAAAAATAAGTATTGAAGTATTCGGAACCTACATTCATGCCTATAAATACAACGAAGGCGTAGCCGATGGTGTTGTTCTGGATCTGCGTTATGAATATCGTGATATTCCACAGGATTTGTCATCACAGGATCGTGTTGACCAGTGGTTTGATGTAAAGACCAGAGGTCTCTCTCCACGTGCCAAAGCAAAGCTCAAAGAGAAGTGGGGCACGATGCAGAAAGTTTACAGTTCCCGCTCCCGTCTTGAAAAAGTGGCATGGGACATCATTCAGGACTTCAATATGAAGCCTCGTCTGATGGATGGCAACGGAAACGCTATTCTTGTAGCTGATTCCATTCCGACCGCCTGCAAGTATTATGAAATTTTCCAGCAGATGGGCTTTAAGAAGTGCGCCATCATATCGTCCTATACTCCGAATAAGGGTGAACTGCGCACAGACACCGTCAGTGATGAAGACGACACAGAGACTTTCTTGAAGTATGATACCTATCTTAGAATGCTGGGACTCGATCCTGCAAATCTTCCGAAGAACTTCGGATCTATTCAGGCGAAGGTAGAGGAGTTTGAAAAAGAGGCAAAACGTAAATTCGTTGAAGAGCCTGCTAACATGAAGCTCCTTATCGTTGTGGACAAGCTTCTTACAGGATTTGATGCGCCGCCTTGCACTTATTTGTATATCGACAAAAATATGCAGGATCATGGTTTGTTTCAGGCTATCTGCCGTGTAAACCGTCTTGATGATGATTCTAAAGAATTTGGCTATATCGTTGACTACAAGCAGCTGTTCGGAAAGCTTCAGACAGCAATGAAGGATTACACATCTGGCGCGTTTGAAGGTTATGATCCGGAAGATATTAAGGGGTTGGTAAAAGACCGCCATGATGAAGCTATCGCATATTTTGATGCAGTCTATGATGCGGTAGAGGAGCTTTGCGAAGGCGTTGAGGAACCTCGCGAAGACCTCCAGTACATTCATTATTTCTGCGGCGTTTCCGGTCAGTCAGAAGAAAGCGATGAGATCTACGCTCGTTTGAGAGAAAAGCTGTACAGGCTTGTCAGCAGCCTCGTCAGAGCATTTGCCGAAGCAAAGCCGTATCTGGTTGACGATATTTCATCCGGCAAACTGAATGAGTACGACAAGAAGGTCACCTTCTACATAGAACTGAAAAAGACTATCGGTACGGCCAGTGGAGACTTCCTTGATTTGAAGGCATATGAACCTGATATGAGGAAGATGATCGATAATTATATCACCGCATCGGATGCTGAGAAAATTGGCGATTTTGATGACCTAACGCTGCTTGATTTTGTCGCAAAGCAGGGTGAGACGTTGACCGGTGAAGGCGATGAAGGACACAAAGAAGGCGCTGCGGAAGCAATTGAAAATAACATCCGCAGGAAGGTCATCGAAAAAGTAACCGTCAATCCGCGCTATTATGCCAAGATGTCAGAAATCCTTGATAAGCTCATCGAAGAACGTAAGCAGGGAGTTCTTGACTATGCGCAGATGCTTGAAGAATATATAAAGCTGGCTAAGGACGTCGATTGCCCGGAAGACAACGACAAATACCCGGAGAGCATTCGGAAAAGCAAGGCGCTCATGGCTATCTATGATAACAGTGGTGAGGATGAGAAGCTTGCACTCAAAATTTATAAAGCAGTCAAAAAACAGGCCTTGTCCGGATTTAGAGACAATCAGGTGGTTGTCAGAAGAATAAAAAAAGCCCTCTTTGAAATTTTAGGTGACGATTCCGAAGTGGAGCGCATCTATAAAATCATTGAGAAGCAGGAGGAATTTTAA
- a CDS encoding YgjP-like metallopeptidase domain-containing protein, with the protein MRIVISGIPIDVQKKNIKNMHLQVKPPDGHVVISAPLSVDDKAIEAYARTQLGFIKKSIGKFQDQPRASKRQYVSGETIYIWGKQYFLVFKPDNQKNSFEIQNQNIILSMSAKSTVKQRDAYVKEEYRKILKEEIEKRLPKWEAQTGLKCDSWQTKYMVTKWGACSTDKKKLWFNLQLAQKPYRCLDYIILHELTHLITRKHDATFIAHMDRYMPNWREVRKELNDSRLDYYEAQDESPLQKLIDQSRYDDIRDAAIAYINEELSGEQKKTSVVDVEIENVIRIEQPEEGVIAFDVIASCDVEMPSSSRKGYFTEKWLKIHCQVTLGIDMSGFRIMSIGDCEPQEESDNDRLSGELVPIIARDQFEDEAEKFLIRYCPEALEKAKRVPIETIASDMKLQIIEDVPLSDELAYFGTIIFDNGNVLDKQRKITIRNAKRGTIYLDPRVSYERSVGTKRTTIAHECFHWHRHQPYHVLMKMIGANDNLGRAIQCQILANTTDSDKWKAVDWMEWQAKGVAPRILMPAKTTRMKTDELLAEYGGAMEAGISDYENIIDELAALFDVSRQAAKVRLIDLGYTKAEGAYPFVDGHYVRGYSFEPESLEKNQTFTIPYADLFKAYCFDREFKKLIDTGNFIFADRHLVLNDERYIVRDQDGNAALSEYALSHMDECCVVFTKGYSYQSKYQGARYYTQFMRNAAPIDNQVEYSFEMNAHNKALLDQITNAKRRSEALRRYPGSFAETLVELQKERKLSNKQLADRSLVGEKTIQRLRNNEEYPTTVQTVLALCVGLKLPLPEAEMLLGKTDFKLNSMKGEGYVYQCVLSACAENSIYEINEMLEANGVPPLGSDPSLQ; encoded by the coding sequence ATGCGCATTGTCATTTCCGGTATTCCGATAGATGTGCAAAAAAAGAATATTAAGAACATGCATCTTCAGGTGAAACCGCCAGATGGACATGTGGTAATCTCTGCGCCTTTATCGGTAGATGACAAAGCGATAGAAGCGTACGCAAGGACACAGCTCGGTTTTATCAAGAAGTCAATCGGCAAATTTCAGGATCAGCCGCGTGCTTCAAAAAGGCAGTATGTTTCCGGGGAAACAATATATATCTGGGGAAAGCAGTACTTTCTTGTCTTTAAGCCGGATAACCAGAAGAACAGCTTCGAGATACAGAATCAGAATATCATTCTTTCTATGAGCGCCAAGAGCACCGTAAAGCAAAGGGACGCTTATGTAAAAGAGGAATACCGGAAGATCCTGAAAGAAGAAATCGAAAAGCGCCTGCCAAAATGGGAAGCCCAGACCGGACTGAAATGTGACTCTTGGCAAACAAAATACATGGTTACGAAATGGGGAGCTTGCAGCACCGACAAGAAGAAGCTGTGGTTCAATCTGCAGCTCGCCCAGAAGCCCTATAGATGCCTTGACTACATTATTCTTCATGAGCTTACGCACCTGATTACAAGAAAACACGATGCTACCTTCATTGCGCATATGGACAGATATATGCCGAATTGGAGAGAAGTTCGTAAGGAACTCAATGACAGCAGACTTGACTACTATGAAGCACAGGACGAGAGCCCACTTCAGAAGCTGATCGACCAGTCTCGTTACGACGACATACGGGATGCAGCCATTGCTTACATAAATGAAGAACTTTCCGGTGAGCAGAAGAAAACGTCTGTTGTTGATGTTGAAATTGAAAATGTTATACGAATAGAGCAGCCGGAGGAAGGTGTAATAGCGTTTGACGTCATTGCATCATGTGACGTGGAAATGCCTTCCAGCTCTCGTAAGGGATATTTTACTGAGAAGTGGCTTAAGATTCATTGTCAGGTCACACTTGGCATTGATATGAGCGGGTTTAGAATCATGTCAATCGGTGACTGCGAACCACAGGAAGAATCGGATAATGACCGTCTTTCCGGAGAATTAGTACCGATCATTGCTCGTGACCAGTTTGAGGATGAGGCGGAAAAATTCCTGATTCGATATTGTCCGGAAGCATTGGAAAAAGCAAAAAGAGTTCCTATCGAAACAATAGCCAGCGACATGAAATTGCAGATTATTGAGGATGTGCCGCTGTCAGATGAACTCGCTTATTTCGGAACAATCATTTTCGACAATGGAAATGTGCTTGATAAGCAACGGAAAATTACAATACGAAACGCAAAACGAGGAACCATATACCTTGACCCGCGCGTATCGTATGAACGCTCAGTAGGTACAAAAAGGACAACTATTGCTCATGAATGCTTTCATTGGCATAGGCATCAGCCTTACCACGTGCTGATGAAAATGATCGGAGCAAACGATAACCTCGGAAGAGCGATTCAATGCCAGATATTAGCTAATACTACAGATTCAGATAAATGGAAAGCTGTAGATTGGATGGAGTGGCAGGCAAAAGGCGTCGCTCCAAGAATCCTGATGCCTGCAAAAACGACTCGTATGAAAACCGATGAGCTCCTTGCTGAATACGGCGGGGCTATGGAGGCTGGCATCAGTGATTACGAGAACATAATCGACGAGCTTGCGGCATTGTTTGACGTCTCCCGTCAGGCAGCAAAAGTTCGCCTGATTGATTTAGGATACACTAAGGCCGAAGGTGCGTATCCATTTGTGGATGGCCACTATGTTCGCGGGTATTCGTTTGAGCCGGAATCCTTGGAGAAAAATCAAACCTTTACGATTCCTTATGCGGATTTGTTCAAGGCATATTGCTTTGACCGGGAATTCAAGAAGCTGATTGATACCGGAAATTTTATATTTGCTGATCGTCATCTGGTCTTAAATGATGAACGGTACATCGTGCGAGATCAGGACGGAAATGCGGCTCTTTCGGAATATGCGCTTTCTCACATGGATGAGTGCTGTGTTGTATTCACAAAAGGCTACAGCTATCAGTCAAAGTATCAGGGCGCACGGTATTACACGCAGTTCATGCGTAATGCTGCTCCGATTGATAATCAGGTTGAGTATTCATTTGAGATGAATGCTCATAACAAAGCATTACTTGACCAGATAACAAATGCCAAGCGTAGATCAGAAGCACTGCGCAGGTACCCCGGTTCGTTTGCTGAAACGCTGGTAGAACTGCAGAAAGAGCGAAAACTCTCTAATAAACAGTTGGCGGATCGTTCGCTTGTCGGGGAAAAGACCATCCAGCGATTAAGAAATAACGAGGAATACCCCACAACGGTACAAACCGTACTGGCTTTATGCGTCGGGCTGAAGTTACCGCTGCCTGAAGCTGAGATGTTACTCGGAAAAACAGACTTCAAATTGAATTCCATGAAAGGCGAAGGATACGTGTATCAATGCGTATTATCAGCATGTGCAGAGAACTCAATTTATGAAATAAATGAAATGCTTGAAGCAAACGGTGTCCCGCCACTTGGCAGTGATCCGTCTTTGCAATAA
- a CDS encoding DUF262 domain-containing protein, whose translation MANELQPLSLLFQNRLFRIPDYQRGYAWLQQQLVDFWDDLVNLQPDRYHYTGLLSLKPLKSKETVSWGEDLWLVENGYKPCHIVDGQQRITTFVILLNEIVNFVRGLDENKDKSDKEITLGYETVEEIVSKYICRKRPPNGVVTTYLFGYEVDNPSAEYMKYKVFEEPYSGAVNETYYTKNLKFAKNFFAENIRKLYEESGADGLEAINTLYKKLTQRLMFNLHEIDDDYDVFVAFETMNNRGKKLTNLELLKNRLIYLTTLYEDEVFDEKDKSALRKKINDAWKEVYYQLGRNKSVPLSDDDFLRAHWIIYFRYSRKRGDDYIKFLLSKFSSKGIFEKTPVLVEAETEAAISDDVAESDDVEGVDTEEPETIEVSKLQPKEIEEYVNSLKDMAKYWYDTYFPFESTNLTAEEQKRVDRLNRIGIGHFRPLVTTVISRRDISASSRVKIFEAIERFIFVAFRLGNFNASYGSSDYYRAARQVYVKEIDVDELSKEIYDRTTNDIEFASQNFVTRIEKYFSTGNGYYDWNSLRYFFYEYEAKLAEKNNIDPASVHGRCLRNQRRLRCLSSTSFRRHLQSFTGVICSVSLRTMKSRCFQEPLEISCRYRRV comes from the coding sequence ATGGCAAATGAGCTGCAGCCGTTATCGCTGCTATTCCAAAATAGATTATTTCGAATACCGGACTACCAGCGTGGCTATGCATGGCTGCAACAGCAACTGGTGGATTTTTGGGATGACCTTGTAAATTTGCAGCCAGACCGCTACCACTATACAGGTCTTCTTTCTCTGAAACCACTGAAGAGCAAAGAAACCGTAAGCTGGGGTGAAGACCTCTGGCTTGTGGAGAACGGTTATAAGCCTTGCCATATTGTTGACGGTCAGCAGAGAATTACGACATTCGTGATCCTCTTGAATGAGATCGTAAACTTCGTCCGTGGTTTGGATGAAAATAAGGATAAGTCCGATAAGGAAATCACGCTGGGCTATGAGACGGTTGAGGAGATTGTCTCAAAATATATCTGTCGGAAGAGACCACCAAATGGCGTGGTGACTACATACCTCTTCGGATATGAAGTCGACAATCCAAGCGCAGAATACATGAAATATAAGGTCTTTGAGGAGCCGTACTCCGGTGCGGTGAACGAGACCTACTATACCAAGAACCTGAAATTCGCCAAGAACTTCTTTGCTGAGAATATCAGGAAGCTGTATGAGGAATCCGGAGCAGACGGACTTGAAGCCATAAACACCTTGTATAAGAAGCTCACCCAGCGCCTGATGTTTAATCTTCATGAGATAGATGATGACTACGACGTGTTCGTGGCCTTTGAGACCATGAACAACAGAGGCAAGAAGCTGACAAACCTTGAACTCTTGAAGAACAGACTGATCTATCTGACCACGCTCTATGAGGATGAGGTATTTGATGAGAAGGATAAGTCTGCTCTCCGGAAGAAAATAAACGATGCTTGGAAAGAGGTATATTACCAGCTCGGAAGAAATAAGAGTGTTCCGCTTTCAGATGATGATTTCCTGCGTGCGCACTGGATTATCTATTTCAGATATTCCCGTAAGCGCGGCGATGATTATATCAAGTTCCTTTTGAGTAAGTTCTCATCAAAGGGGATCTTTGAAAAGACTCCAGTTCTTGTGGAGGCTGAGACAGAAGCCGCTATCAGTGACGATGTTGCAGAATCCGACGATGTTGAGGGTGTGGATACAGAAGAACCTGAAACCATAGAGGTATCTAAGCTCCAGCCGAAGGAGATCGAGGAGTACGTCAACAGCCTGAAAGATATGGCAAAGTACTGGTACGATACCTACTTTCCGTTTGAAAGCACAAATCTTACCGCAGAGGAGCAGAAGCGTGTTGATAGGCTCAATCGTATCGGTATCGGGCATTTCAGACCGCTGGTTACTACGGTTATCAGCAGAAGAGATATTTCTGCAAGCAGCAGAGTGAAAATCTTTGAGGCTATTGAGCGTTTTATCTTCGTTGCATTCCGCTTGGGTAATTTCAATGCATCTTATGGCAGCAGTGATTATTATCGAGCCGCCCGTCAGGTGTATGTGAAAGAGATAGATGTTGACGAACTCAGCAAGGAAATCTATGACAGAACGACGAATGATATAGAATTTGCATCTCAGAACTTTGTGACCAGAATAGAAAAGTACTTCTCGACCGGAAACGGCTATTATGACTGGAACAGCCTGAGATACTTCTTCTATGAGTATGAGGCCAAGCTGGCTGAGAAGAACAACATTGACCCAGCTTCTGTACATGGTCGATGTTTACGAAATCAGAGAAGGTTAAGGTGTCTATCGAGCACATCCTTCCGCAGACACCTACAAAGTTTTACTGGCGTAATATGTTCCGTCAGTTTAAGGACAATGAAATCAAGATGCTTTCAGGAGCCCTTGGAAATCTCCTGCCGTTATCGCAGAGTGTGA
- a CDS encoding DUF4268 domain-containing protein, which yields MFRQFKDNEIKMLSGALGNLLPLSQSVNSALQNDSFEDKKHSKTTGRRGYENGSHSEIEVSKLDDWDAFEIYSRTEKLLVFMQERWNIQFDDEKLEKLIGISFVKDGREIPEELEESTAAKPETEDSSDGDGDDQKLQFWTAFVNYATEHGRANDIAKQKASGHTYYDVHIGANGYHLFFSIPYGKRIKMGIYTYNVDTYNRLKELKDQIEAEFGESLNWEYSKPTGTTRSIVIEEKADDFNQAEQPKIFDWIIDHFDRITTALSMAGERLSLSGENSETRFEIRKRYWTYALVQIHEAHGNPGSFSNVNPSTDNWINGFFGIGGFYLCCVANFDSARSEVVFGRADKDENKAAFDALYQHKTEIESKLGTELQWNRGDDIKSSKVFIQLDGVSIENEDDWPRMAKFHAEWSKKFYDVIVPYINL from the coding sequence ATGTTCCGTCAGTTTAAGGACAATGAAATCAAGATGCTTTCAGGAGCCCTTGGAAATCTCCTGCCGTTATCGCAGAGTGTGAACTCGGCTCTACAGAACGACAGCTTTGAGGATAAGAAGCACTCCAAGACTACTGGCCGACGCGGCTATGAAAACGGCTCCCATTCTGAGATTGAGGTGTCTAAGCTCGACGACTGGGATGCATTTGAGATATACAGCCGTACCGAGAAGCTTCTTGTCTTTATGCAGGAACGTTGGAACATTCAATTTGATGACGAGAAGTTAGAAAAGCTGATCGGTATTTCCTTCGTGAAGGATGGCCGTGAAATTCCGGAGGAGTTGGAAGAATCAACTGCAGCAAAACCGGAAACAGAAGACAGCTCCGATGGAGACGGGGATGACCAGAAGCTTCAATTCTGGACAGCCTTCGTTAATTATGCGACTGAGCATGGCAGAGCAAATGATATAGCAAAGCAGAAAGCGTCCGGTCATACTTACTATGATGTTCATATCGGTGCTAACGGGTATCATCTGTTTTTCTCGATTCCTTATGGAAAGCGAATCAAGATGGGAATCTACACCTACAATGTGGATACCTATAATCGTTTGAAGGAACTTAAGGATCAGATTGAAGCGGAATTTGGAGAGAGCCTGAATTGGGAATATTCAAAGCCGACAGGGACAACCAGATCTATCGTCATTGAAGAAAAAGCTGACGATTTCAATCAGGCAGAGCAGCCGAAGATCTTTGACTGGATCATTGATCATTTTGACAGGATCACTACGGCGCTTTCTATGGCAGGAGAAAGACTGAGCCTTAGCGGAGAGAATTCTGAAACAAGATTCGAAATAAGAAAACGCTACTGGACTTATGCGTTAGTGCAAATACATGAAGCGCATGGTAATCCCGGTTCCTTCAGCAATGTCAATCCGAGCACAGATAACTGGATCAATGGCTTCTTCGGCATAGGTGGCTTTTATCTTTGCTGCGTTGCGAATTTTGATTCAGCGCGTTCTGAAGTGGTATTTGGCAGAGCTGACAAAGATGAGAACAAGGCAGCCTTTGATGCGTTATATCAGCACAAGACAGAGATTGAATCAAAACTTGGTACAGAGCTCCAGTGGAACCGAGGAGACGATATAAAGTCTTCAAAGGTGTTTATCCAACTGGATGGTGTGAGTATCGAGAATGAAGACGACTGGCCTCGGATGGCGAAGTTCCATGCGGAATGGTCAAAGAAATTCTACGATGTGATCGTGCCTTATATAAATTTGTAA